A region of the Nocardia nova SH22a genome:
GAGCACCCGGCCCCGGATCCACCCCTCCTTCTCGAGTGCGATGATCGCGCGCTGCGGTTCACCGATCACCCAGGGGGCGGTGTCGTTGTCGTAGGCGGGATTCCAGTCCTCTGCGGTCCGTGTCATGAGACCACCGTGCACCCTCAACCGCACTCGAGGTCAACACCCGGTACCGGAGCCGCGCCCGCCACGCGAACCCAGAATCTCACTGAGCGGAACCCTTCCTAGCGGAGAGCGTTTCGGAATATTTCTATTAGGCATACAGGAGGTGCCCGATGCCCGGTGAACTCGATTCCATCCAGAACGCGCTCGACGCCCTGACCGCAGGGCGGCCCGTGGTCGTGGTCGACGACGAGGACCGCGAGAACGAAGGTGATCTGGTTCTGGCCGCGGAGTTCGCGACCGCGGAAACCATCGCGTTCGTGGTTCGCCACACCAGCGGGGTGCTGTGCGTGCCGATGCCCGGCCCGGATCTCGACCGGCTGGCCCTGCCGCCGATGACCGCGGTCAACGAGGATCCGAAGGGCACCGCCTACACCGTATCGGTCGACGCGGCGGCGGGCGTCAGCACGGGTATCTCGGCGGCCGACCGCGCCCGGACCATGCGCGTGCTGGCCGATCCACGCACCGTCGCGGCCGATCTGACCCGGCCCGGTCACGTCTTCCCGCTGCGTGCCCATCCGCGCGGCGTGCTGGGGCGGGCCGGGCACACCGAGGCGACGGTCGATCTGCTGCGCGCGGCCGGACTGCGGCCCACCGGCGTGATCGCCGAGGTGGTCGACGACGACGGGTCGATGGCCCGGTTGCCGCGGCTGCTGACCTTCGCCCGCGCCCACGACCTGCCGATCGTGTCCATCGCGGATCTGATCGAATACCGCAAGCAGCGTGAGAACACCGTCACCCGCCTCGCCGAGACCCGGCTGCCCACCCGCTACGGCGATTTCCGGGTGTTCGGTTACCGCGACGCCGTCTCCGGCGACCAGCCGCCGGTCGAACATCTCGCCCTGGTCTTCGGCGATCCGGCCGGAACCGATG
Encoded here:
- a CDS encoding bifunctional 3,4-dihydroxy-2-butanone-4-phosphate synthase/GTP cyclohydrolase II; protein product: MPGELDSIQNALDALTAGRPVVVVDDEDRENEGDLVLAAEFATAETIAFVVRHTSGVLCVPMPGPDLDRLALPPMTAVNEDPKGTAYTVSVDAAAGVSTGISAADRARTMRVLADPRTVAADLTRPGHVFPLRAHPRGVLGRAGHTEATVDLLRAAGLRPTGVIAEVVDDDGSMARLPRLLTFARAHDLPIVSIADLIEYRKQRENTVTRLAETRLPTRYGDFRVFGYRDAVSGDQPPVEHLALVFGDPAGTDVLARLHSECLTGDAFGSLRCDCGEQLDAALRAVAAEGRGVVVYLRGQEGRGIGLLNKLRAYELQDAGADTVDANLRLGLPIDARRYGAGAQILTDLGVESVRLLSNNPDKQAGLQAHGIAVTRRIPLQTDPTEHNVRYLRTKRERMRHQLPGLDIASVAVN